In Chitinophaga sp. HK235, a single window of DNA contains:
- a CDS encoding AraC family transcriptional regulator, with product MRLTLREENTGGELLLFKEEAGFDRLFFTRDRFNKYFTIAWNPGESQTVTIDGTEHEFPANTLLTLLFNQTFSFENSADIVAWQFNREFYCIIDHDSEVSCVGFLFSSTDHLFIKLGDQAQQKLQLLSDVFTEEFKTSDHIQSEMLLVLLKRLIIYVTQLAKLGYAPTKKLQDERFHIIRKFNLLVEANFKAEHSVSFYAGQLCKSPKTLSNLFAIYNQKTPSQIIQERITVEAKRLLRYTDKSIKHITFELGFEDVSYFSNFFKKNTGASPSDFRNAAVISNEGK from the coding sequence ATGAGGCTTACACTAAGGGAGGAGAACACCGGTGGGGAATTACTGCTTTTTAAGGAAGAAGCGGGTTTTGACAGATTATTTTTTACCAGAGACCGGTTCAATAAGTATTTTACGATTGCATGGAACCCGGGAGAAAGCCAGACCGTTACCATTGATGGAACTGAACATGAATTCCCGGCCAATACCCTGCTGACCCTTTTGTTTAACCAGACTTTCAGTTTTGAAAATTCCGCAGACATCGTTGCCTGGCAATTTAACCGGGAATTTTATTGTATTATCGATCATGATAGTGAAGTGAGCTGTGTTGGTTTCCTTTTTAGCAGTACCGATCATTTATTTATAAAGCTGGGCGATCAGGCCCAACAAAAACTACAGCTGTTATCTGATGTTTTTACTGAGGAGTTCAAGACTTCAGACCATATCCAGAGCGAAATGCTGCTGGTATTGTTAAAGCGGCTGATCATCTATGTAACACAGCTGGCAAAGCTGGGATATGCACCCACCAAAAAGCTTCAGGATGAAAGATTTCATATTATCCGAAAGTTCAACCTCCTCGTTGAAGCAAACTTCAAAGCTGAACACTCCGTTAGCTTTTATGCCGGGCAGCTTTGCAAGTCACCCAAAACCCTGTCCAATCTTTTTGCCATTTACAATCAGAAGACTCCTTCGCAGATAATCCAGGAAAGGATTACGGTGGAGGCTAAACGACTTTTGCGTTATACCGACAAATCGATTAAACACATCACCTTTGAGCTGGGCTTTGAAGATGTGTCCTACTTCTCCAACTTCTTCAAAAAGAACACCGGAGCATCACCCTCCGATTTCAGAAATGCAGCAGTAATATCCAATGAAGGGAAATAA
- a CDS encoding alpha/beta hydrolase, producing MKKQSLLSTLKAGIIALFTLTGATTAATAQTVKNVVLVHGAFADGSGYKGVYEALTKQGFHVTVVQNPLTSLEDDVTATKLALDAQDGPAILAGHSWGGVVITQAGNHPKVAGLVYIAAFQPDNNESAIQWFQTAKPAPENGVLPPDEKGIVYYDKTKFHAGFCADLSKEEAAFMYASQGAFYGKCFATPITNAAWRNKPTYGIVATEDKSINPDIQRNMYKRSNTRVTEIKGSHAVYVSQPQKVAAVIMQAAKEVSGK from the coding sequence ATGAAAAAGCAATCCTTACTCAGCACATTAAAAGCCGGTATCATAGCTCTCTTCACCTTAACCGGTGCAACTACCGCGGCCACTGCACAAACCGTAAAAAATGTAGTATTAGTACATGGAGCCTTTGCTGATGGCTCTGGTTATAAGGGAGTTTATGAAGCCCTTACCAAACAGGGTTTCCATGTTACGGTCGTGCAAAATCCATTAACTTCCCTGGAGGACGACGTAACAGCTACCAAACTTGCCCTGGATGCTCAGGATGGTCCTGCTATCCTTGCCGGGCACTCCTGGGGTGGCGTTGTTATCACACAGGCCGGTAACCATCCCAAAGTTGCAGGATTGGTTTATATCGCGGCTTTCCAGCCAGACAACAATGAGTCTGCCATACAATGGTTTCAGACTGCCAAACCCGCGCCCGAGAATGGTGTACTGCCTCCGGATGAGAAAGGCATCGTTTACTATGATAAAACAAAGTTCCATGCAGGTTTCTGTGCTGATCTGAGTAAAGAAGAAGCCGCATTCATGTATGCCTCACAAGGTGCGTTTTACGGCAAATGTTTTGCCACTCCCATCACCAATGCCGCCTGGAGAAACAAACCCACCTATGGCATCGTTGCTACAGAAGATAAAAGTATTAACCCGGACATACAGCGTAATATGTACAAACGCTCCAACACCAGGGTTACTGAGATCAAAGGCAGTCACGCCGTTTATGTCTCACAGCCGCAGAAAGTAGCCGCTGTCATTATGCAGGCCGCCAAAGAAGTGTCCGGCAAATAA
- a CDS encoding FAD-dependent monooxygenase: MKVTLENTESAQNNAIYDVIISGAGPVGLFLACELALAHCSVLILEKAEHPHSPLKQLPFGMRGLSAPTVEALYRRGLLNELEVPKRVKNPHSSPTNGQEPPLRRQAGHFAGIPFHFDNIDTSQWKYRLPGSTDTTLLSEMEELESVLARRAEALGVHIRRGFAITDFHQTGDGVAVLAGDQSFKGQWLVGCDGSRSVVRKMGGFEFAGTEPEFTGYSTLMDIADPEKLSPGRNLTATGMYLQSQPGYVIIQDFDGGAFHNRDMPITLEHVQEVLRRISNTDVTINALHIATTWTDRARQATAYRNGRILLAGDAAHIHSPLGGQGLNLGLGDAMNLGWKLAATIQKRAPETLLDSYHTERHPIGVQVLDWSRAQVAIMKPEPPARALNAIVRDLMNTRDGATYIAGRVWGIFTHYPFGGDHPLTGRSVPNFEFEDGTRIGELMRDGQGILLDFDMNASLKTLAREYADQIRYISGSVKDRLGVSALLVRPDGIVAWASDNDPDYSEFQKAVDRWFVCNVGIRC, encoded by the coding sequence ATGAAAGTAACACTTGAAAACACGGAGTCTGCACAAAATAATGCTATTTACGATGTAATCATTTCCGGTGCAGGGCCTGTAGGATTATTCCTCGCCTGTGAACTGGCCCTGGCTCACTGTTCTGTCCTGATACTCGAAAAAGCGGAGCATCCGCACTCACCATTAAAACAACTTCCCTTTGGAATGCGGGGGCTCTCGGCGCCCACTGTTGAAGCGCTTTATCGTCGCGGGTTGTTAAATGAACTGGAAGTACCCAAACGCGTTAAAAATCCCCATAGCAGCCCAACTAACGGGCAAGAACCACCACTCCGTCGTCAGGCCGGACACTTCGCCGGCATTCCATTTCATTTCGACAATATTGATACCTCACAATGGAAGTATCGCCTGCCGGGCTCGACCGACACCACTTTATTGTCTGAAATGGAGGAGCTGGAATCTGTGCTGGCCCGCCGCGCAGAAGCCCTGGGCGTACACATCAGGCGCGGTTTTGCCATTACAGACTTCCATCAAACCGGGGATGGGGTGGCTGTTCTGGCAGGTGATCAGTCTTTTAAAGGTCAATGGCTCGTAGGTTGTGATGGTAGCCGCAGCGTTGTCCGTAAGATGGGCGGCTTCGAATTCGCCGGTACAGAGCCGGAATTTACCGGTTACTCTACACTAATGGATATTGCAGACCCGGAGAAACTCAGCCCTGGCCGCAATCTCACAGCAACAGGTATGTATCTGCAATCGCAGCCAGGTTATGTGATAATACAGGATTTTGATGGAGGAGCATTTCATAATAGAGATATGCCAATCACACTTGAACATGTGCAGGAGGTTTTACGCCGTATCTCGAATACAGATGTTACTATCAACGCTCTGCATATCGCGACTACATGGACTGACCGGGCACGGCAGGCCACAGCTTACCGCAACGGACGGATACTTTTAGCGGGTGATGCCGCGCATATTCATTCGCCGTTGGGTGGCCAGGGGCTTAACCTCGGTCTGGGTGACGCCATGAATCTGGGCTGGAAGCTCGCAGCAACCATCCAAAAGAGAGCACCGGAAACTTTGCTGGATAGTTATCATACTGAACGACATCCCATTGGTGTGCAGGTGCTGGATTGGTCGCGCGCCCAGGTAGCCATCATGAAACCTGAACCACCTGCCCGCGCGCTGAATGCAATTGTCCGCGACCTGATGAATACACGCGATGGCGCCACCTATATTGCAGGAAGGGTATGGGGTATTTTCACTCACTATCCTTTCGGTGGCGATCATCCGCTGACAGGCCGCAGTGTTCCCAACTTTGAGTTCGAAGACGGTACCAGGATTGGTGAGTTAATGCGCGATGGTCAGGGGATACTGCTTGATTTTGATATGAATGCTTCGCTTAAAACGCTGGCGCGTGAATATGCTGATCAAATCAGGTATATTTCAGGCAGTGTAAAAGACCGGTTAGGGGTAAGCGCGCTGCTGGTACGTCCTGATGGGATTGTTGCCTGGGCTTCTGACAACGATCCGGATTACAGTGAATTTCAAAAGGCTGTTGATCGCTGGTTTGTTTGTAACGTGGGGATCAGGTGTTAA
- a CDS encoding MarR family winged helix-turn-helix transcriptional regulator, with product MDKDLLKQIRKLSQLHAYTSIQMHEAIARKAGLTGTDHKYLGFLIQKGQMTAGELAALTGLTTGAVTGLIDRLEKKKLVKRQFAENDRRKVIIEPNTDNINALLVPLYKEFRNRSEKLIASFSGKEVKVLETYFSKAIEIMNETTDKLKI from the coding sequence ATGGATAAAGACCTGCTCAAACAGATAAGGAAACTGAGCCAGCTGCATGCATACACCTCTATTCAGATGCACGAAGCCATCGCCCGGAAGGCAGGACTCACCGGTACTGACCACAAATACTTAGGGTTTTTAATACAAAAAGGGCAAATGACGGCAGGCGAGCTGGCGGCTTTAACAGGTCTGACCACGGGAGCTGTTACAGGTTTGATAGACAGGCTCGAAAAGAAAAAGCTGGTAAAAAGGCAGTTTGCTGAAAACGACAGACGGAAGGTTATCATTGAACCCAACACGGATAACATCAATGCGCTTTTAGTGCCGCTTTATAAAGAATTCCGTAACAGGTCAGAAAAACTGATTGCTTCATTCTCCGGCAAGGAAGTCAAGGTGCTTGAAACCTACTTCTCAAAAGCAATCGAAATAATGAATGAAACAACAGATAAACTAAAAATATGA
- a CDS encoding alpha/beta hydrolase — protein sequence MKNQANTQAVKNIVLVHGAFADGSGYKGLYQSLTQQGYNVTIVQNPLTSLEDDVTATRVALDAQDGPAILAGHSWGGAVITQAGNHPNVAGLVYIAAFQPDNNESALQWFQTIQPAPENGVLPPNEKGIVYYDKARYHAGFCADLSEEDAAFMYASQGAFYAECFVTPITDAAWRNKPTYGIVATDDKSIHPDIQRNMYKRSNTQVTEIKGSHAVYISQPQKVAAVIAEAAQEASL from the coding sequence ATGAAAAATCAGGCAAACACTCAGGCAGTAAAAAACATAGTTTTAGTTCACGGTGCATTCGCTGATGGCTCCGGTTACAAAGGTCTTTATCAATCCCTTACCCAACAAGGGTATAATGTTACCATCGTACAAAATCCACTAACTTCTCTGGAAGACGACGTGACTGCGACCAGGGTTGCACTGGATGCTCAGGATGGCCCTGCCATCCTCGCCGGACACTCCTGGGGCGGTGCCGTTATTACTCAGGCGGGCAACCACCCCAACGTGGCAGGACTGGTTTATATCGCGGCCTTCCAGCCAGACAATAATGAGTCTGCATTGCAGTGGTTTCAGACCATCCAGCCGGCCCCTGAGAATGGTGTACTGCCTCCGAATGAAAAAGGAATCGTTTATTATGATAAAGCCAGGTACCATGCCGGTTTTTGTGCTGATCTGAGTGAAGAGGATGCTGCCTTCATGTATGCTTCTCAAGGCGCATTTTATGCCGAATGTTTTGTTACCCCTATCACGGATGCCGCCTGGAGAAATAAGCCTACCTATGGCATCGTTGCTACAGACGACAAAAGTATCCATCCCGATATCCAGCGTAATATGTACAAACGCTCTAATACCCAGGTGACAGAGATCAAAGGCAGCCATGCTGTTTACATTTCACAACCACAAAAAGTAGCTGCTGTCATTGCCGAAGCAGCACAGGAAGCATCCCTTTAA
- a CDS encoding helix-turn-helix domain-containing protein: MRSFKMQHQEFEPPEELRDIIKCFWYNSEDFGEEPSGFEVLPDGYAEIIFHFGDACSISYNGCLQPMPSPFIMGLLNQPVTINAKNRLDIIGIRCFPWTVFDLLGLPSGRDGVHILKHPVALLQPTLNKYVQEGRIEDALAEVKQYFLHVRSQMVIDNTLFKAGVAMREANGGLPVSQVAVAAHATVRTLERKFKHFSGYTVKDVSGLIRFEQIRNHLWLYPDSNIAGLAHELGYTDQAHLSREFKRYSGTTPAAFARKARKENKL; encoded by the coding sequence ATGCGATCTTTCAAAATGCAGCACCAGGAATTTGAACCGCCTGAGGAGCTACGGGATATCATAAAGTGCTTTTGGTACAACAGTGAAGACTTTGGAGAAGAACCATCAGGTTTTGAAGTACTGCCTGACGGTTATGCTGAAATTATTTTTCATTTCGGAGATGCCTGCAGTATTTCTTACAATGGATGTTTGCAGCCAATGCCATCGCCGTTTATAATGGGACTGCTTAATCAGCCCGTTACTATAAATGCAAAAAATCGTTTGGATATCATTGGTATCAGGTGTTTTCCATGGACCGTGTTTGATTTGCTCGGACTTCCCTCCGGTAGGGACGGCGTGCATATATTGAAGCATCCTGTCGCCCTGCTTCAACCCACATTGAATAAGTATGTGCAGGAGGGCAGGATAGAGGATGCACTGGCTGAGGTAAAACAGTACTTCCTGCATGTTCGGTCGCAGATGGTTATTGACAATACATTATTCAAAGCGGGAGTTGCTATGAGAGAAGCAAACGGCGGCCTGCCGGTAAGCCAGGTGGCGGTGGCAGCTCATGCGACGGTTCGTACACTGGAAAGGAAGTTTAAGCATTTTTCCGGCTATACTGTTAAAGATGTGTCCGGTCTGATACGCTTTGAGCAGATACGAAACCATTTATGGCTTTATCCGGATTCCAATATTGCCGGCCTGGCTCACGAGCTCGGCTATACGGACCAGGCCCACCTAAGCAGGGAGTTCAAACGCTACAGCGGCACTACGCCAGCGGCATTCGCCCGAAAAGCAAGAAAGGAAAACAAACTGTAA
- the ppsA gene encoding phosphoenolpyruvate synthase, translating to MSSYILGFQEVDKTKLAMVGGKGANLGELSRMEGVQVPDGFCISTEAFRLIMEETPSIYELLDQLSSLKVEDRDKIAELSRELRSIIEEITIPEDIAEEISRHLFRLGEKNAYAVRSSATAEDLPTASFAGQQDTYLNIIGKAAILQHISKCWASLFTERAVTYRLQQGFDHRKVYLSVVIQKMVFPQAAGILFTADPVTSNRKVVSVDAGFGLGEALVSGLVNADSYKVSSGKITDKKISTKKLAVYAVKEGGTRQQEMEPERQHSQVLTDEQILQLEHTGRKIEAYFGRPQDIEWCWADDTCYIVQSRPITTLYPIPETNDSENHVYVSVGHQQMMTDPIKPLGLSFYLLFTPACMRTAGGRLFVDVAPNLSSPAGRENLFNTLGQSDPLIKDALMTIMEREGFIKENKEPAGKNHQGAPALDLQATIENDPAIVADLIKCSETSLEALKQNIQTKSGPELFDFIREDLLRLRKTMFEAGNMRVIMAAINAAAWINEKMNEWLNEKNVADKLSQSVPNNITSEMGLALMDVADVIRHYPQVVDYLQHIKEDSFLDELIQFEGGQQIRDTLYAYLDKYGMRCAGEIDITKPRWREKPTTLISMILSNIRNFEPGASKRKFEQGLQEALRKEQTLLERLKLLPDGEQKVDETKRRIDLIRNFSGYREYPKYSIVNHYFVYKQALLKEAEQLVQAGTIQEKEDVYYLTFEEFHEVVRTNKLDYQIISKRKDEYKWYEKLTPPRVITSDGEIVTGKYKRENIPAGAIVGLPVSSGVIEGRARVILNMEDADLEDGDILVTSFTDPSWTPLFVAIKGLVTEVGGLMTHGAVIAREYGLAAVVGVEHATSLIKDGQRIRVNGTDGYVEIL from the coding sequence ATGAGTTCCTATATACTTGGTTTTCAGGAAGTCGATAAGACAAAGTTGGCCATGGTCGGGGGGAAGGGCGCGAACCTGGGAGAGCTTTCCAGGATGGAAGGAGTGCAGGTACCGGATGGATTTTGTATTTCCACGGAGGCTTTTAGGCTGATCATGGAGGAAACGCCATCCATATACGAATTACTGGATCAGTTATCATCGCTAAAGGTGGAAGACCGGGATAAGATAGCTGAATTGAGCCGGGAGCTTCGTAGCATCATTGAAGAAATAACTATCCCTGAAGATATTGCTGAAGAGATCTCCCGTCATCTTTTCCGGCTTGGTGAAAAAAATGCCTATGCGGTACGGTCCAGCGCCACTGCAGAGGATTTGCCGACGGCCTCTTTTGCAGGCCAGCAGGATACCTATCTGAACATCATCGGAAAAGCGGCCATCCTGCAGCATATCAGCAAGTGCTGGGCCTCGCTGTTTACGGAGCGGGCGGTGACTTACCGCCTTCAGCAGGGCTTCGATCACCGTAAAGTATACCTGTCTGTGGTTATTCAGAAGATGGTCTTTCCTCAGGCGGCAGGAATATTGTTTACCGCCGATCCCGTCACATCCAACAGGAAGGTGGTGTCTGTTGATGCTGGCTTCGGGCTTGGAGAGGCACTGGTTTCCGGCCTGGTGAATGCGGATAGTTATAAAGTGAGTAGCGGTAAGATAACCGATAAGAAGATATCCACTAAGAAACTGGCTGTTTATGCAGTCAAAGAGGGCGGCACCCGACAGCAGGAGATGGAGCCTGAGCGGCAGCACAGTCAGGTCCTGACGGATGAGCAGATTTTACAGCTTGAGCACACAGGCAGAAAAATCGAAGCGTATTTCGGCCGGCCTCAGGATATCGAATGGTGTTGGGCGGATGATACCTGTTATATTGTCCAGAGCCGGCCAATCACTACTTTATATCCGATCCCCGAAACCAATGATTCCGAAAATCATGTCTATGTATCCGTAGGGCATCAGCAAATGATGACGGATCCCATAAAACCACTGGGATTGTCTTTTTACCTGCTATTTACGCCTGCCTGCATGCGTACCGCGGGAGGAAGATTGTTTGTTGATGTGGCTCCGAATCTGTCTTCGCCGGCTGGCCGGGAAAATTTGTTTAATACCCTCGGACAATCCGATCCGCTTATAAAAGATGCGCTCATGACCATCATGGAGCGGGAAGGTTTTATAAAAGAGAACAAGGAACCGGCTGGTAAAAACCATCAGGGAGCCCCAGCGCTGGATCTTCAGGCAACAATCGAAAATGATCCGGCCATCGTTGCTGATTTGATAAAGTGCAGTGAAACATCGCTGGAAGCATTAAAACAAAACATCCAAACGAAATCCGGACCGGAGTTATTTGATTTTATCCGGGAAGACTTACTGCGACTCAGAAAGACGATGTTTGAGGCGGGGAATATGCGGGTGATTATGGCTGCTATCAATGCTGCTGCATGGATCAATGAAAAAATGAATGAATGGTTAAATGAAAAAAATGTAGCCGATAAACTTTCCCAATCAGTACCCAACAATATTACTTCGGAAATGGGACTGGCGCTGATGGATGTCGCAGATGTCATTCGCCATTATCCCCAGGTGGTAGACTATTTGCAGCATATAAAAGAAGACAGCTTTCTGGATGAACTGATTCAATTTGAGGGTGGACAGCAGATCCGGGACACGCTCTATGCTTATCTTGATAAGTATGGAATGCGGTGTGCCGGAGAAATCGATATTACTAAACCGCGTTGGCGCGAAAAGCCCACCACACTCATTTCCATGATTCTCAGTAATATCAGAAACTTTGAGCCTGGTGCCAGCAAACGGAAATTTGAGCAGGGACTGCAGGAAGCTCTCCGTAAAGAACAAACGTTACTGGAGCGATTGAAACTATTGCCGGATGGGGAACAAAAAGTGGATGAAACAAAACGAAGGATCGACCTGATCAGAAATTTTAGCGGTTATCGTGAGTATCCAAAATATAGCATTGTTAATCATTATTTCGTTTATAAGCAGGCTTTGCTGAAAGAAGCCGAACAGCTCGTGCAGGCCGGCACTATTCAGGAAAAGGAAGATGTATACTATCTCACTTTTGAAGAATTTCATGAAGTGGTACGCACCAATAAACTCGATTATCAGATCATCAGCAAACGAAAAGACGAGTACAAATGGTATGAAAAACTGACGCCACCACGGGTTATCACATCTGATGGTGAAATTGTAACGGGGAAGTATAAACGGGAAAATATCCCTGCGGGAGCTATTGTGGGGCTGCCTGTTTCTTCCGGAGTAATAGAAGGACGGGCACGTGTTATTTTAAATATGGAAGATGCAGATCTGGAAGATGGAGATATATTGGTGACCTCCTTTACAGATCCCAGCTGGACACCGTTGTTCGTTGCTATAAAAGGCCTGGTCACCGAAGTGGGTGGCCTGATGACCCACGGGGCAGTCATAGCGCGGGAATATGGTCTGGCAGCGGTGGTAGGAGTGGAGCATGCTACCAGCCTGATCAAAGACGGACAGCGCATCCGGGTCAATGGGACAGACGGATATGTGGAAATACTATAG